The genomic window CAACCTAAATTTTGTTCAGCAAAAAAACAGCGGAAAGTCCCGCTGCTCTCTTAACACCAACCGCCTTCATCACAGTCGGTGTATCTAGCTTGTGGATGTTCGGTAGTTGTCACATGCTGATATATTTTTTGTTGGTCTGTTTCGAAATGATGATCCATTTGGATTGAATACCCATTAGGCAATTGAATGTTTCCGATTTTCTCATTTTCTAAGTAAAGTTCAATCTCGCCATTTTTTAATTTTCCTACTATACGGTCCGTAACGTCTATTTTCTGTTGTTTTAAAACCATATGATTCATCCTTTCAGAGAGTCTCTGGAGATAGTGTTCCCTGATTAGCCAGATTATTATTAGGGCTTTTAGCAAAATAAGAAAGGAAAGCCTCCATATAGAAGTAAAGGGGAAGGTTTGTTCAATAAAAAGTGTAATTGTTTCTAGCTATTCTAATTGCAATCTGTGAGGAGATTGATTATGTTCGTACTTTATATGCTGTTTGCAATAGCGGGGATGGCGATATTGCTATGCGTTCTAATTTTCTTTACCTACAAAATAGTAAGGGACAAAAAGAACGTTTACTCGTGGTTCACCTTGATAATAACACTCCTCTTTTTAGGTCTTGCCATTTGGCAATGTTTATACTTTTTTAACATTAGACTTTAATTTTTATTAAAGTAACAAGCTTTAGTGAAAGAAGAAATAATTGATTTTATGATTAAGTGCATATTTAATTATTCCATTCAAGGGCGCATTCCTATAAGGATCAGCACTTATTTTCTATTTTAGGACCTGATTCTTGAGGAATGCCAATTTAAAATGAATAAAATTAGAAATAAGAAAAGACCAACAACCCGTTAGTCTTTTCGCTGATAAATATAATCATTTAAATGAATGTCATAAGTGAGCCACCAATTGCTCCAGTCACCACAATAATCCAAGGAGGTAATTTCCAATACACTAACATACTAAATAAAATCGCAGCAAAAGCAAAATCAATTGGAGCTAATATGGAACTGGTCCAAATAGGTTGATAAAATGCCGAAATTAAAATCCCAACAACTGCTGCATTCACACCCATTAATGCTCCTTCTATTTTTGGGTTGCGACGTAAAGAATCCCAAAAAGGCAATGTACCTAAGATAAGCAGGAACGCAGGCAAGAAAATTGCTATCGTTGCAAGTAATCCTCCTTGCCACCCATCCATAACTGCACCTAGATATGCAGCAAATGTAAATAGAGGACCCGGTACAGCTTGTGCAGCACCGTAACCAGCTAAGAATGCTTCTTCGCTTAACCATCCAGTCGGTACAAATTCACGTTCAAGTAAAGGTAAAACGACATGCCCCCCACCAAAAACTAAAGAACCTGAGCGGTAAAAGCTATCGAACATTGCAATCCAACTTAAAGAGGTTATTTCTCTCAATATAGGTAAAAGGAAAAGTAAACCAAAAAACAAAGATAAACAGATAAGGGCAAATCCACGAGATATAGGAAAATGTATTCTTGAGTCATCACTTTCAGTATGTTGTCTATAAAGAATAAATCCAATAATTGCTGAAATGACTATGACACCAACCTGAGTGAATGCTGTCTGCCATAAAAGCGTAACGACCAAGGCAAACAAGGCTAGAGATTTTCGTTTTAAATCAGGGGTTAGTTTTTGTGCCATCCCTAATATGGCGTGTCCTACAACGGCTACGGCTACTATTTTTAATCCGTGAATCCAACCGGCATCACCATACTCTAGTCCCTGCAAGATTAAGGCAAATATAATTAGAGCAATTACAGAGGGCATGGTAAAACCAAGAAATGATACAATTCCACCTAGTACTCCTGCTCGCATTACCCCGATTCCAATTCCTACTTGACTACTTGCCGGACCAGGTAAGAACTGACATAAAGCAACTAAATCAGCGTAACTTTTTTCATCCATCCATTTTTTTCTTTGGATGTACTCATTATGAAAGTAGCCTAGGTGGGCAACGGGTCCCCCAAATGAGGTTAACCCAAGCCTAGTTGAAACGAGGAGGATTTCTAAAAGAGTCTTAATATTACTTTTTTTATGATTCTGTTTCATTTGTTGTCACCTTCAATTCTTTTTAATCTTTGATTTCTTTAAATAGCTCGTATGCTTTTTTTCTTGCCTCATCAAGCACCGTATTCCCTTTTTCAGTGGTGGTATAATATTTTCTGATTTTCCCTTCTACATTTCTATTTTCTCTTACTAAAAGTCCATCCTCCTCCATATGGTGCAGGATAGGGTAGAGAGTACCCGAGCTGATATCATAACCGTGCTCTTTAAGTTCTTCGAGCATCCATGCACCAAAAATAGGGTGTTCCTTAGCATGGTGTAAAATGTGTATATGAATAAAGCCAAGAAATAACTTACGTAATACTTTATCTTCCATACCATCACCTCCATTATAAATATCGGGGTTCAATATCGTATTTCGATATCGGAAGTATATAATATACTATTTTTAATTTCAATGTAATAATTGATCATTTACATAATCTTTACATTTGTGTCATGTAGAAATTTTTTTCGTATTCTGCAATCGGGCGTGTTTAAAGAGGAACGCGTCTTTTTGAATAGGATCATTTAATTAAACGAACGACAAATATAAAGTCTAATTTACTTAAGTTAATAAGGCAGATCCTTTTGGAATGAATAAATGGAATTAAGCGTCCTAGGTGAGAATATAGTAGATAAAAACTAGGAGTGAGGAAAGCGTATGTCCTTTTTAACTGGAAAATACATTGAAGTTGATTCTGGAGTTGAGTTGTTTGTACAAGAAGCTGGCAGCGGAGAACCTATCGTGTTTATCCCCGGGTTTACATTTACAACGGAAGTTTTTTCTAAACAGGTAGAATATTTCTCAAAAACAAATCGAGTGATTGTTGTTGATCCAAGGAGCCATGGCAGATCGACAATGGTCATTCATGGAAATGATTATGTCACCCATGGATCGGATTTACATTCGGTACTTCGGTCGTTAGATGTTAGAAATGCTACTCTTTTAGGGTGGTCTTTTGGTTGTTTAACAGTTTGGGAGTATATAAAGCAAAATGGTTTGGATAATATCAAATCCTTAATCCTTGTCGACATGCCGCCTAAGTCTTTATCTACGGAAGCTGATGATTGGGTTGAAGGGCCACTAGATGATATTTCAGCAATCTATAATTCTTATTTACGAAATTCAAGCGGACAAAGGGAGTTCATTTCAAGTTACATAACTCAAGTAATGGTGCAAAGAGAACTTGAGGAAGAGGAATTAACCTGGCTGGTTGAGCAGTCTTTAAAAACTCCCTATTATATTGCAGGCAATTTGTTTGCTTCAGGCATGTTTTCTGATTATCGAGATGAAGCAAGAAAAGCAAGCCAGACTGTTCCTACATTAGCCGTTGTAGCGGAGCATTGGGCTGATGCTGCAGTTAGTTATATAGAACGAATGACACCGGAAACACAAACAGAAGTTCTTGGTGGACACATGATGTTTTGGGAGCATAGTAAAAAGTTCAATGAGATTGTTAACAATTTTATAAAAAAGAAATAATTAATGCTTCCCGAAGTTTATCGAATGTTAAAAAGCAATTGAGAAATTGCTCGAGTTTGCTTGTACTCCCACTTATTTCTTGATTGAATTGTGTTAATGGGGTACTTTTGTTATAATGGTATCAACTTTTTAGAAATGGAGGTTTTCCTTTTGACAGCATCAATGAGATTAAGATTCCCATTTTTCATTCGTTAATTGAATACGATTGAAGGCTCTGCCTATGTTCAGAGCAACGGGATTGGTCTGTCTATTTTTAGGAAAACCTATATTTAACGGTTATTTTAAAAGAGGGATAAGTCTCCCTCTTTTTTTGTTGTCTTTAAAAATAAAAAGATCGGTACGGGCTTGTGAATGTAGGGAGCATTTTAAATAAATATTATAGAAATGGGTTGTTAATCAATGAACACAATAAATAATGATATCAAGGAGAATTGGCTAAAGAATATTATTCTCTTTTTAAGCAGCCAGACTATCTCGCTTTTTGGATCGTCCTTGGTTCAATACGCAATCATGTGGTATATAACGCTAGAGACGGAATCTGGTGTGATGATGACTCTGTATATCATTTGCGGTTTTATTCCGACCTTTCTTTTATCTCCAGTAGCTGGGGTTTGGGCAGATCGCTACAACCGAAAAATATTAATTATTTTAGCGGATGGACTCATCGCATTGGCTACACTCATTCTGGCTACTCTCTTTTTAATGGGATTTGATTCGATTTGGCTGCTATTTGTGATGGCTGCCGTTCGGGCTTTTGGTACAGGAATACAAACACCTGCTGTAGGAGCCATTTTGCCGCAAATAGTTCCAAAAGATAAGCTGACTAAAGTAAACGGAGCAAATGGAAGTATTCAAGCTGTTATTATGTTCATATCTCCAATGGTCAGTGCCGCTCTACTAGCAATGACTTCGATTGAAATCATATTTTTTATCGATGTCATTACGGCAGCAATTGCGATTGTGACACTACTTGCCTTTTTAAAAATCTCTGTACATGAGAAGGCAGCGGAAAAACAAACAACAAGCTACTTTAGCGACTTTAAACTAGGGTTACAATATGTAAATAACCATGCGTTTCTAAAGAAGTTCTTCATGTTCTTTGCCGTCTTCTTTGTATTAATGGCACCTGCAGCATTCTTGACTCCACTACAAGTTACACGCAGCTTTGGTGGTGATGTATGGCGGCTAACCGCAATTGAAATTGCCTTTTCCATTGGCATGATGGTGGGTGGAGGAATCATTGCTTCATGGGGAGGCTTTCCAAATAAAATGAAAACGTTGGGATTCGCAAGTGTGATTATGGGAGTCTGTACATTTGCGCTTGGCATCGTTCCGGTATTTTGGATTTACTTAGTTTTCATGGCCATATTCGGAATCGCCATGCCTATTTTTAATACACCAGCAACCGTTTTGTTACAGGAGAAAATCGATGAAGATTATTTAGGCAGAGTTTTTGGCGTAATGGGGATGATTTCAACCTCGATGATGCCGCTTGGAATGCTAATATTCGGTCCAATCGCAGATATAATCAAAATAGAATGGCTGTTAATAGGAACCGGTGTATTCATTATCATCCTGGCGATTCTTTTAGGCCGAAACAAAGTATTAATTGAAGCGGGGAAACCTGCACTGAAAGAATCATAATTTGAAACAGGGAAAAAGGAACGATCCAATAGGGTTTGTTCCTTTTTCTATATTAAATGCATTTTAGCAACTTCCACTAATCAACACCCTTTGTAAATTTTAATAATAAATTATTCTATTATTCAACTGGATGACTAAATCATATTGAAATGTTTAAATACTTCTCTTATATCATTTTGTTTGGATTCTGGGCAGGGATGTACCCTAGAGCTTTG from Bacillus sp. DTU_2020_1000418_1_SI_GHA_SEK_038 includes these protein-coding regions:
- a CDS encoding PadR family transcriptional regulator, which translates into the protein MEDKVLRKLFLGFIHIHILHHAKEHPIFGAWMLEELKEHGYDISSGTLYPILHHMEEDGLLVRENRNVEGKIRKYYTTTEKGNTVLDEARKKAYELFKEIKD
- a CDS encoding chromate transporter, whose product is MKQNHKKSNIKTLLEILLVSTRLGLTSFGGPVAHLGYFHNEYIQRKKWMDEKSYADLVALCQFLPGPASSQVGIGIGVMRAGVLGGIVSFLGFTMPSVIALIIFALILQGLEYGDAGWIHGLKIVAVAVVGHAILGMAQKLTPDLKRKSLALFALVVTLLWQTAFTQVGVIVISAIIGFILYRQHTESDDSRIHFPISRGFALICLSLFFGLLFLLPILREITSLSWIAMFDSFYRSGSLVFGGGHVVLPLLEREFVPTGWLSEEAFLAGYGAAQAVPGPLFTFAAYLGAVMDGWQGGLLATIAIFLPAFLLILGTLPFWDSLRRNPKIEGALMGVNAAVVGILISAFYQPIWTSSILAPIDFAFAAILFSMLVYWKLPPWIIVVTGAIGGSLMTFI
- a CDS encoding MFS transporter, translated to MNTINNDIKENWLKNIILFLSSQTISLFGSSLVQYAIMWYITLETESGVMMTLYIICGFIPTFLLSPVAGVWADRYNRKILIILADGLIALATLILATLFLMGFDSIWLLFVMAAVRAFGTGIQTPAVGAILPQIVPKDKLTKVNGANGSIQAVIMFISPMVSAALLAMTSIEIIFFIDVITAAIAIVTLLAFLKISVHEKAAEKQTTSYFSDFKLGLQYVNNHAFLKKFFMFFAVFFVLMAPAAFLTPLQVTRSFGGDVWRLTAIEIAFSIGMMVGGGIIASWGGFPNKMKTLGFASVIMGVCTFALGIVPVFWIYLVFMAIFGIAMPIFNTPATVLLQEKIDEDYLGRVFGVMGMISTSMMPLGMLIFGPIADIIKIEWLLIGTGVFIIILAILLGRNKVLIEAGKPALKES
- a CDS encoding alpha/beta hydrolase; protein product: MSFLTGKYIEVDSGVELFVQEAGSGEPIVFIPGFTFTTEVFSKQVEYFSKTNRVIVVDPRSHGRSTMVIHGNDYVTHGSDLHSVLRSLDVRNATLLGWSFGCLTVWEYIKQNGLDNIKSLILVDMPPKSLSTEADDWVEGPLDDISAIYNSYLRNSSGQREFISSYITQVMVQRELEEEELTWLVEQSLKTPYYIAGNLFASGMFSDYRDEARKASQTVPTLAVVAEHWADAAVSYIERMTPETQTEVLGGHMMFWEHSKKFNEIVNNFIKKK
- a CDS encoding YusG family protein, giving the protein MVLKQQKIDVTDRIVGKLKNGEIELYLENEKIGNIQLPNGYSIQMDHHFETDQQKIYQHVTTTEHPQARYTDCDEGGWC